Proteins co-encoded in one Bacillus paramycoides genomic window:
- a CDS encoding GTP pyrophosphokinase: MHVYLISFIIKQHIDSKYVIFRPFCEQNKNESVSFIIY, translated from the coding sequence ATGCATGTATATTTAATTAGTTTCATTATAAAGCAACATATCGATAGTAAATATGTGATTTTCCGTCCATTTTGTGAACAAAATAAAAATGAAAGCGTTTCCTTTATTATATACTAA
- a CDS encoding DUF3912 family protein gives MNFDIVGQKAYIKNGPHRNRIGIVKKNETKLESQFAIVIGEQIIDVELKDIVLVGVDVGQFHKWCEQNGYL, from the coding sequence TTGAACTTTGATATTGTAGGACAAAAAGCATATATAAAAAATGGACCGCATCGGAACCGAATTGGAATTGTAAAGAAAAACGAGACAAAATTAGAATCGCAGTTTGCTATTGTAATTGGAGAACAAATCATTGATGTAGAGCTAAAAGATATTGTGTTAGTTGGGGTAGACGTAGGACAATTTCATAAATGGTGCGAACAAAATGGTTATTTGTGA
- a CDS encoding DUF2626 domain-containing protein, whose product MERMFRVLGFWTGIFSVMFYVGDMHSTALLFLGQTGFFVLLSYLNLTERMYIYVFGAYLTVFFIGFTYYTTFLLVPGAGH is encoded by the coding sequence ATGGAGCGCATGTTTCGCGTTCTCGGCTTTTGGACTGGAATTTTCTCGGTTATGTTTTACGTAGGGGATATGCACTCGACCGCACTACTATTTTTAGGACAAACAGGATTCTTCGTACTTTTAAGCTATTTAAATTTAACAGAGCGTATGTATATATACGTATTTGGGGCATATTTAACTGTTTTCTTCATAGGATTTACATACTACACGACGTTTTTACTTGTCCCTGGGGCTGGACATTAA
- the comGB gene encoding competence type IV pilus assembly protein ComGB, whose amino-acid sequence MFKKIWSLSDQVILLKRLGELLEKGYSLLQALEFLRFQLPVEKKVQLQHMIDGLKDGKSLHDSFYQLKFHQEMLSYLFYAEQHGDISFALQQGSALLYKKDKYRKDMIKIMQYPMFLAFFLIIMILIFNRILLPQVDMVYSSFGSTVPLFTEQILSVIKLLPYLIFSTICLVIIGCSIYFFYFRKLPHMKQVNIILRIPLVKTFLILKHSHYFANQLSSLLHGGLSVLEALTIMMEQKYHPFFQYEAGRIERQLIAGEPLQSIIAKSGYYEEELSYIITHGQANGNLAIELGDYSDLIMEKIEQKVRRMLVIIQPILFVCIGGIVVLMYLAMIMPMFQMMNSI is encoded by the coding sequence ATGTTTAAGAAAATATGGAGTTTAAGTGATCAAGTAATATTACTGAAACGATTAGGAGAACTATTAGAAAAAGGATACTCCCTTTTGCAGGCTTTAGAATTTTTACGGTTTCAATTACCTGTAGAAAAGAAAGTGCAATTGCAGCACATGATCGATGGATTAAAAGATGGAAAAAGTCTACACGATTCTTTTTATCAATTAAAGTTTCATCAGGAGATGTTAAGCTATTTATTTTATGCTGAGCAACATGGTGATATTTCTTTTGCATTGCAACAAGGGAGCGCACTTCTTTATAAAAAGGATAAGTATAGAAAAGATATGATAAAAATAATGCAGTATCCTATGTTTTTGGCGTTCTTTTTAATAATCATGATTTTAATTTTTAATCGCATTTTATTACCGCAGGTTGACATGGTATATAGTTCGTTTGGTTCTACAGTACCGTTATTTACAGAACAAATATTAAGTGTAATTAAGCTACTACCCTATCTTATTTTTAGCACTATTTGTCTAGTCATAATTGGCTGTAGTATATATTTTTTTTACTTTCGGAAACTCCCTCATATGAAGCAGGTAAACATTATACTTCGTATCCCCCTCGTAAAAACATTTCTTATTTTAAAGCATTCACATTATTTTGCTAATCAATTGAGCAGTTTATTACACGGCGGACTATCCGTACTTGAGGCTCTAACAATAATGATGGAGCAAAAATATCATCCGTTCTTTCAGTATGAAGCGGGCCGAATTGAACGCCAATTAATTGCAGGAGAGCCGTTGCAATCTATTATTGCTAAAAGCGGATATTATGAGGAAGAACTTTCTTATATTATTACGCATGGACAAGCAAACGGTAATTTGGCGATTGAATTAGGTGACTATAGTGATCTTATTATGGAAAAGATTGAGCAAAAAGTTAGACGAATGTTAGTAATCATTCAACCAATTTTATTTGTGTGTATTGGAGGAATAGTCGTTCTTATGTATTTAGCAATGATTATGCCAATGTTTCAAATGATGAATTCTATATAG
- the comGD gene encoding comG operon protein ComGD: MKQKGFTLLEMLLVLFAISVLSMVTYFNVRSLYEKQKIEQFLRQFSNDILYMQQLAINRQKHYTLRWYKDRHTYYIGELSTNLTIIKREYDSDIQIDLNTFPNPMTYNPSGNINRGGTILLSYRSYKYEIVFQLGRGRFTYREMSKGVSDG; encoded by the coding sequence GTGAAACAAAAAGGTTTTACTCTTTTAGAAATGCTACTCGTTCTATTTGCAATTTCTGTACTAAGTATGGTCACGTATTTTAACGTACGTTCATTATATGAAAAACAAAAAATTGAACAATTTTTAAGACAGTTTTCAAATGATATTTTGTATATGCAACAATTAGCGATAAACCGTCAAAAACACTATACATTACGATGGTATAAAGATAGACATACGTACTATATAGGAGAGCTAAGTACGAATCTGACTATTATTAAAAGAGAATATGATAGCGATATACAAATTGATTTAAATACTTTTCCGAATCCGATGACATATAATCCGAGTGGAAATATTAATAGAGGCGGTACGATTTTACTTTCGTATCGAAGTTATAAATATGAAATTGTATTTCAGCTTGGAAGAGGGAGATTTACGTATCGTGAAATGTCAAAAGGGGTCAGTGATGGTTGA
- the comGE gene encoding competence type IV pilus minor pilin ComGE: MVEMLVALSIVMMAVSIILPQSVLIMQERKNIQIRYKAFVLLKKEAVLYMYENEAKQQKETVVNGNVYYTYWGGNEVCAMWKDVKGRMTKQCFYAGEKIN, translated from the coding sequence ATGGTTGAGATGCTTGTGGCATTAAGTATAGTAATGATGGCAGTATCTATAATACTCCCGCAATCAGTATTGATTATGCAAGAACGAAAGAACATACAAATTCGTTATAAGGCATTTGTATTATTAAAAAAGGAAGCAGTTTTATATATGTATGAGAATGAGGCAAAACAACAGAAAGAAACGGTCGTGAACGGAAATGTATATTACACATATTGGGGAGGAAATGAAGTTTGTGCTATGTGGAAAGATGTGAAAGGAAGAATGACGAAACAATGCTTTTATGCAGGAGAAAAAATAAATTAG
- a CDS encoding YqzE family protein — translation MSTNDYVRFVTQQFVSYMDAPKEDRKQKKEQRRAEKEPFMNKWFGVMPLSAALFYRNVKNKRKKSS, via the coding sequence ATGTCTACTAATGATTATGTTCGCTTTGTGACGCAGCAGTTTGTGTCGTATATGGATGCTCCAAAAGAAGATCGTAAACAAAAGAAAGAACAACGTCGTGCTGAAAAAGAGCCATTTATGAATAAATGGTTTGGTGTTATGCCGCTAAGTGCTGCTTTGTTTTATCGAAATGTAAAAAATAAAAGAAAAAAATCAAGTTAA
- a CDS encoding 2OG-Fe(II) oxygenase encodes MTNNNQIGENKEQTIFDHKGNAIMTEDREIHIISKFEEPLIVVLGNVLSDEECDELIELSKNKLARSKVGSSRDVNDIRTSSGAFLDDNELTAKIEKRISSIMNVPVSHGEGLHILNYEVDQQYKAHYDYFAEHSRSAANNRISTLVMYLNDVEEGGETFFPKLNLSVHPRKGMAVYFEYFYQDQSLNELTLHGGAPVTKGEKWIATQWVRRGAYK; translated from the coding sequence ATGACAAACAACAATCAAATAGGTGAAAACAAGGAACAAACTATTTTTGATCATAAAGGAAATGCAATTATGACGGAAGATAGGGAAATACACATTATTTCAAAATTCGAAGAACCTCTTATTGTCGTGTTAGGAAATGTATTAAGCGATGAAGAATGTGACGAATTAATTGAATTGTCTAAAAATAAGTTAGCACGTTCTAAAGTTGGTTCATCACGTGATGTAAATGATATTCGAACGAGTAGTGGTGCATTTTTGGACGATAATGAACTTACTGCGAAGATTGAAAAACGAATTTCATCTATCATGAATGTTCCTGTGTCGCATGGAGAAGGATTACACATTTTAAATTATGAAGTGGATCAACAATATAAAGCGCACTATGATTATTTTGCAGAACATAGTAGATCAGCTGCTAATAATCGTATTAGTACGCTTGTCATGTATTTAAATGATGTAGAAGAAGGCGGAGAAACGTTCTTTCCGAAATTAAATCTTTCTGTGCACCCTAGAAAGGGAATGGCAGTATACTTTGAGTATTTTTATCAAGACCAATCATTAAATGAGCTTACGTTACATGGAGGGGCACCTGTAACGAAAGGTGAGAAATGGATTGCAACGCAGTGGGTGAGAAGAGGCGCTTATAAGTAA
- a CDS encoding L-cystine transporter, whose product MNTLLVGINVAVMLILVGVLYYMQRKHVSFNKRVFTALGVGIIFGLILQFIYEPTSKVIIESNTWFGLIGNGYVKLLQMIVMPLILVSIISAFTKLQLTKNLGKISGLIIGILILTTGIAAAVGIAASAGFDVSATGLQQGDAESARLKLVEERFTSIEKTTIPDKLLELLPTNPFLDLTGARPTSTISVVIFAAFIGIAFIGVKRKYPEQAELFKKMLDAVYAIVMRMVTLILRLTPYGVLALMAKTVAGSDINAILKLGNFVLASYVALIVMFVIHLLLIALSGLNPIQYLKKVFPVLTFAFTSRSSAGAMPLNIEAQKEKLGISEGIANFAASFGVSIGQNGCAGIYPAMLAMMVAPTVGIDPLQPQFILTLIAVVAISSFGVAGVGGGATFAALIVLSTMNLPIGIVALVISVEPLIDMGRTALNVSGSMTAGLISSKWLGELDQDTYNQDDTKTGEIAS is encoded by the coding sequence ATGAATACACTGCTTGTCGGAATTAACGTTGCAGTCATGCTCATCTTAGTTGGCGTATTATATTATATGCAACGTAAGCATGTATCTTTTAATAAACGTGTATTTACTGCTTTAGGAGTCGGAATTATATTCGGTCTTATATTACAATTTATTTATGAACCAACTTCTAAAGTAATTATTGAATCAAATACTTGGTTTGGCTTAATCGGTAACGGTTATGTGAAATTACTTCAAATGATCGTTATGCCACTTATTTTAGTATCTATTATTTCAGCATTTACAAAATTACAGTTAACGAAAAACCTTGGTAAAATTAGTGGTCTTATTATCGGAATTTTAATTCTTACTACAGGAATCGCTGCAGCTGTCGGTATCGCTGCAAGTGCAGGATTTGATGTATCTGCAACAGGTCTGCAACAAGGTGATGCAGAATCTGCTCGTCTGAAGCTAGTTGAAGAAAGATTTACTTCTATTGAAAAAACAACAATTCCAGATAAATTATTAGAGCTGTTACCTACGAATCCATTTCTTGATTTAACAGGCGCTCGTCCAACATCAACAATTTCTGTTGTAATATTTGCAGCCTTTATCGGTATCGCCTTTATAGGTGTAAAGCGAAAATATCCAGAACAAGCAGAACTATTTAAGAAAATGCTTGATGCTGTATATGCAATCGTAATGCGTATGGTAACATTAATTTTACGTCTTACTCCATACGGCGTATTAGCTCTTATGGCAAAAACAGTTGCTGGTAGCGATATAAACGCTATTTTAAAACTTGGTAACTTCGTTTTAGCGTCTTACGTAGCACTTATCGTAATGTTCGTTATCCACTTATTATTAATTGCTCTATCTGGTTTAAATCCAATTCAATATTTGAAAAAAGTATTCCCTGTATTAACATTTGCATTTACATCTCGCTCTAGTGCTGGTGCAATGCCATTAAATATTGAAGCACAAAAAGAAAAGCTTGGTATTTCCGAAGGGATTGCCAACTTCGCAGCATCATTTGGAGTATCTATCGGACAAAACGGTTGCGCAGGTATTTATCCAGCAATGCTTGCAATGATGGTCGCTCCAACTGTAGGAATCGATCCATTACAACCACAATTTATTTTAACTTTAATCGCTGTCGTTGCGATTAGCTCATTCGGTGTTGCCGGCGTTGGTGGCGGTGCAACATTCGCAGCGTTAATCGTACTATCTACAATGAACTTACCAATCGGTATTGTCGCTCTTGTTATTTCAGTTGAACCATTAATCGATATGGGTCGTACAGCTCTTAACGTAAGTGGTTCTATGACAGCAGGTCTTATTTCTAGTAAATGGCTTGGTGAATTAGATCAAGATACGTACAATCAAGATGATACAAAAACTGGTGAAATTGCTTCATAA
- the comGC gene encoding competence type IV pilus major pilin ComGC yields the protein MQNEEGFTLLEMLLVMVVITVLLLLIIPNVVTQRSSVEGKGCKAYVKSIEAQIQVYQLQHNKIPSLKELIDGKYITKDECPNGESIHISNDGTVTSGKL from the coding sequence ATGCAGAATGAGGAAGGGTTTACCCTTTTGGAAATGTTATTAGTTATGGTCGTCATCACTGTATTATTACTATTAATTATTCCGAATGTAGTTACACAGCGTTCATCCGTCGAAGGAAAAGGATGTAAAGCCTATGTGAAATCTATAGAAGCACAAATACAAGTATACCAATTGCAACATAATAAAATTCCCTCTCTAAAAGAGCTAATTGATGGGAAATATATTACGAAGGATGAGTGTCCGAATGGTGAATCTATTCACATTTCAAATGATGGCACAGTAACAAGTGGGAAACTGTGA
- the comGF gene encoding competence type IV pilus minor pilin ComGF encodes MLLCRRKNKLEVGFTLLEMIVCFFLLSLFFLLLPRLNFIAIENKQSKGLNNWEWDVFIGQVQLEFREVSFVEKIVPENKGNLLRFRLRTGDEVTYEKLNNRLIRKVNTRGREVILQNVEMVSYEVTPHLLFINVEDMSGKIYEGVAIRYSEMEINT; translated from the coding sequence ATGCTTTTATGCAGGAGAAAAAATAAATTAGAAGTTGGATTTACATTACTTGAAATGATCGTATGTTTTTTTCTGTTATCACTGTTCTTTTTACTCTTGCCACGTTTAAACTTTATTGCAATAGAAAACAAACAATCGAAAGGGTTAAATAATTGGGAATGGGATGTGTTTATAGGGCAAGTACAATTAGAATTTCGTGAAGTATCATTTGTAGAGAAAATAGTCCCTGAAAATAAGGGGAATCTTTTGCGCTTCCGCCTTCGAACTGGAGATGAAGTGACGTATGAAAAATTGAATAATCGTCTAATAAGAAAAGTGAATACGCGCGGAAGAGAAGTTATATTACAAAATGTTGAAATGGTTTCATACGAAGTAACACCTCATTTGCTCTTTATAAATGTGGAAGATATGAGCGGGAAAATATATGAAGGTGTAGCTATTAGGTATAGTGAAATGGAAATAAATACATGA
- the comGA gene encoding competence protein ComGA: MNGIESFANTILKEACRVQASDLHIVPRKKDVAVQLRIGKDLMTKHCIEKEFGEKLVSHFKFLASMDIGERRKPQNGSLYLQMDGQEVYLRLSTLPTVYQESLVIRLHLQVSIQPLSHLSLFPSTAKKLLSFLHYSHGLLVFTGPTGSGKTTTMYALLEVIRKKKTRRIVTLEDPVEKRNDDVLQIQINEKAGITYEAGLKAILRHDPDVILVGEIRDEETAKIAIRASLTGHLVMTTLHTNDAKGAILRFMDFGITRQEIEQSLLAIAAQRLVELKCPFCKRKCSTLCKSMRKVRQASIYELLYGYELKQAVKEANGECVTYKHETLQSSIRKGYALGFLEEDVYV; the protein is encoded by the coding sequence ATGAATGGAATTGAAAGCTTTGCGAATACGATTTTGAAAGAAGCGTGCAGGGTACAAGCTTCGGATTTACATATTGTGCCCCGGAAGAAGGATGTAGCGGTTCAACTGCGTATAGGAAAAGATTTAATGACGAAACATTGTATTGAAAAGGAATTTGGAGAAAAGCTCGTTTCACATTTTAAATTTTTAGCATCCATGGATATAGGGGAGAGGCGGAAGCCACAAAATGGTTCCCTGTATTTACAAATGGATGGGCAAGAAGTGTATTTACGCCTTTCCACACTTCCAACTGTATATCAAGAGAGTCTCGTTATCCGTCTTCATTTACAGGTATCTATTCAGCCGTTATCTCATCTTTCGTTATTTCCAAGTACAGCGAAGAAACTACTTTCTTTTTTACATTATTCCCATGGGTTACTCGTATTTACTGGACCGACTGGTTCGGGAAAGACAACAACAATGTATGCGTTATTAGAGGTAATTAGAAAAAAGAAAACACGTCGCATCGTTACACTAGAAGATCCAGTTGAAAAAAGAAATGACGATGTATTACAAATTCAAATAAATGAAAAAGCAGGTATCACATATGAGGCGGGACTAAAGGCTATTTTACGTCATGATCCAGATGTTATTTTAGTCGGTGAAATTCGTGATGAAGAAACAGCAAAAATTGCTATAAGAGCAAGTTTGACTGGCCACTTAGTAATGACAACACTGCATACAAATGATGCGAAAGGGGCAATACTTAGATTTATGGATTTTGGCATAACGAGGCAAGAGATTGAACAATCTTTATTGGCTATAGCTGCACAGCGACTTGTCGAATTGAAGTGTCCGTTTTGCAAAAGAAAGTGCTCAACTTTATGTAAATCAATGAGGAAAGTAAGACAAGCGAGTATTTATGAGTTGTTATATGGATATGAGTTAAAACAAGCGGTTAAAGAAGCAAATGGGGAATGTGTCACTTATAAGCACGAAACATTACAATCTTCGATACGAAAAGGGTACGCTTTAGGTTTCTTAGAAGAGGATGTGTATGTTTAA
- a CDS encoding VC0807 family protein gives MNQNKKAILDLVFYLVIPFLIWKFAKPYIDPYYAMLLSSVPGIIYTLYTFKKEKQFNVTGFFILITLISNTTVDLLSGSAERMLWNDAYYHIVLGIIVICTIFIKKPLMLYFAADIAALQGHDRDKSRELYRDSRIYPALQYLTLFFGLQFILKSFLKIYFISVFGVDGYGEMRAIMTAVGWGISICIGIGFVWVNNKIHAVTEEKESVQ, from the coding sequence ATGAATCAAAATAAAAAAGCTATATTAGATCTTGTCTTTTATCTCGTAATCCCATTCCTCATTTGGAAATTTGCAAAACCTTATATTGACCCTTATTACGCGATGTTACTTTCCTCTGTTCCGGGAATTATTTATACACTGTATACCTTTAAAAAAGAAAAACAATTTAACGTGACAGGGTTCTTTATTTTAATTACACTCATTTCTAATACAACAGTAGATCTATTATCTGGATCAGCTGAACGAATGCTGTGGAACGATGCGTATTATCACATCGTACTCGGTATTATCGTCATATGTACAATTTTTATAAAGAAACCACTTATGTTATATTTCGCAGCAGATATTGCCGCACTGCAAGGCCATGACCGTGATAAAAGTCGTGAACTGTATCGTGATAGTCGTATTTATCCAGCACTACAATATTTAACGCTATTTTTCGGTCTACAATTCATATTAAAAAGCTTCTTAAAGATTTATTTCATCTCTGTTTTCGGTGTAGATGGCTATGGTGAAATGAGAGCGATTATGACCGCTGTTGGATGGGGCATTTCCATTTGTATCGGAATAGGATTCGTATGGGTGAACAATAAAATACATGCCGTTACAGAAGAAAAGGAATCTGTGCAGTAA
- the comGG gene encoding competence type IV pilus minor pilin ComGG produces the protein MRKQEGFTLPGTIIFLVLLTSFFVYETNMLLIDKKFYIEIEQKFVLEELLNRSITNIKQDLQQKEQEGIFFFPYEKGEASGNYVFENDVIFVSLQCKIKQEVFYKVSFRYRKKDEKIFDWIEG, from the coding sequence ATGAGAAAACAAGAAGGGTTTACGCTGCCAGGAACAATTATTTTTCTTGTATTATTAACTTCGTTCTTTGTATACGAAACGAATATGTTGCTTATAGATAAAAAATTTTATATTGAAATAGAGCAAAAGTTTGTATTAGAGGAACTACTAAATCGATCTATTACAAATATAAAACAGGATTTACAGCAAAAAGAACAGGAAGGTATTTTTTTCTTTCCATATGAAAAGGGAGAAGCAAGTGGCAATTATGTCTTTGAAAATGATGTCATTTTTGTTTCGTTACAGTGCAAAATCAAACAAGAAGTTTTCTATAAAGTAAGCTTTCGGTATAGAAAAAAGGATGAGAAAATATTCGATTGGATAGAAGGATAG
- a CDS encoding DUF3966 domain-containing protein, whose translation MKRENTNGLGVTVLELSLYENTALIICFVLYVGSVIVYISRKFSQERELEKSEITAELEMLADESYKKQKIKEDHEASHHLNANKF comes from the coding sequence ATGAAGCGTGAAAATACGAATGGATTAGGAGTGACTGTGTTGGAGCTAAGTCTCTATGAAAATACTGCACTTATTATATGCTTTGTGTTGTACGTTGGTAGTGTTATTGTTTATATTTCAAGGAAGTTTTCGCAAGAAAGAGAGCTTGAAAAATCAGAAATAACAGCTGAACTAGAAATGTTAGCTGATGAAAGTTATAAAAAACAAAAAATAAAAGAAGACCATGAGGCATCCCATCATTTAAACGCAAATAAGTTTTAA
- a CDS encoding helix-turn-helix transcriptional regulator — MEQALKITGVLSDPTRYYIYKYISQKHSYVTVQEIADEFDIHPNVARLHLSKLEDVHMLKSETKKTGKGGRPSRLYVLSEDVIQLQFPFRDYQLLARIAFNSLLSLGAAGEKALYETGKQFGAELMQQHMLRLNVSEDALTVEQKVQIAKEAFSTAGLSPAFELSADGTKIFYDVHNCPFKEVAVHHPTEICNMHGDMMKGIFEILFPNTELTRNDSLLDGCKSCNYKLTI, encoded by the coding sequence ATGGAACAAGCTTTAAAAATTACAGGTGTATTATCTGATCCAACTCGTTATTACATTTATAAATATATTTCTCAAAAACATAGCTACGTAACTGTACAAGAAATTGCAGATGAGTTTGACATTCATCCAAACGTAGCGCGTTTACATTTATCTAAATTAGAAGATGTTCATATGCTGAAATCAGAAACGAAGAAAACTGGAAAAGGCGGGAGACCAAGCAGATTGTATGTATTATCTGAAGATGTTATCCAATTACAATTTCCATTCCGTGATTATCAATTATTAGCAAGAATCGCATTTAATTCTTTACTTAGCCTTGGCGCTGCTGGTGAAAAAGCGCTATACGAAACTGGAAAACAATTCGGGGCCGAATTAATGCAACAACATATGCTGCGTTTAAATGTGAGTGAAGATGCTTTAACAGTGGAACAAAAAGTTCAAATTGCAAAAGAAGCTTTCTCAACAGCTGGCTTATCACCTGCATTTGAATTAAGTGCAGATGGAACGAAAATTTTCTATGATGTACACAATTGTCCATTTAAAGAAGTTGCCGTTCATCATCCAACTGAAATTTGTAATATGCACGGAGATATGATGAAAGGGATTTTTGAAATCCTATTCCCTAACACGGAATTAACACGAAACGATAGTTTACTAGATGGATGTAAATCTTGTAATTATAAACTAACAATTTAA
- the murG gene encoding undecaprenyldiphospho-muramoylpentapeptide beta-N-acetylglucosaminyltransferase codes for MKKIVFTGGGSAGHVTPNLAIIPHLQEQNWDISYIGSHQGIEKTIIEKEGIPYYSIASGKLRRYFDLKNIKDPFLVMKGVMDAYVRIRKLKPDVIFSKGGFVSVPVVIGGWLNRVPVLLHESDMTPGLANKIALRFASEIFVTFEEAAKHLPKEKVIYTGSPVREEVLKGNREKGLAFLGFSRKKPVITIMGGSLGAKKINETVREALPELLKKYQIVHLCGKGNLDESLQNKEGYRQFEYVHGELPDILAITDFVISRAGSNAIFEFLTLQKPMLLIPLSKFASRGDQILNAESFERQGYASVLYEEDVTVNSLIKHVEELSHNNEAYKTALKKYNGKEAIQTIIHHISEA; via the coding sequence ATGAAAAAAATAGTCTTTACAGGTGGCGGTTCGGCAGGGCATGTAACACCTAATTTAGCCATCATTCCGCATTTACAAGAACAGAATTGGGATATTTCTTATATTGGTTCTCATCAAGGAATTGAGAAAACAATTATAGAAAAGGAAGGCATTCCGTACTATAGTATTGCAAGCGGAAAGCTACGTCGTTATTTTGATTTGAAAAATATAAAAGATCCTTTTCTTGTAATGAAGGGTGTTATGGATGCGTATGTAAGGATTCGAAAACTAAAACCGGATGTAATTTTTTCAAAAGGTGGTTTCGTATCTGTACCAGTCGTAATTGGAGGATGGTTAAATAGAGTACCAGTCTTACTACATGAATCTGATATGACGCCAGGACTAGCAAACAAAATTGCGCTCCGTTTTGCTTCGGAAATATTTGTTACATTTGAAGAAGCTGCGAAACATTTACCGAAAGAAAAAGTAATTTATACAGGATCGCCTGTACGTGAAGAAGTGCTAAAGGGAAATCGTGAAAAAGGTTTAGCGTTTTTAGGTTTTTCACGTAAAAAGCCAGTTATTACAATTATGGGAGGAAGCTTGGGCGCAAAGAAAATTAATGAAACGGTTCGAGAAGCGTTACCAGAACTTCTAAAAAAGTATCAAATTGTTCATCTTTGCGGAAAAGGTAATCTTGATGAAAGTTTACAAAATAAAGAAGGATATAGACAATTTGAATATGTACATGGGGAACTGCCAGATATATTAGCGATAACAGACTTTGTTATTTCACGTGCGGGCTCTAATGCCATTTTTGAGTTTTTAACATTGCAAAAGCCGATGCTTTTAATTCCGCTATCCAAATTTGCAAGCCGTGGAGATCAAATACTAAATGCAGAGTCCTTTGAAAGACAAGGATATGCTTCTGTATTGTATGAAGAAGATGTGACTGTCAATTCTCTTATAAAGCATGTTGAAGAGTTATCTCATAATAATGAGGCATATAAAACCGCATTAAAAAAATATAATGGAAAAGAAGCAATTCAAACAATCATTCACCATATTTCAGAGGCATGA
- a CDS encoding shikimate kinase, with translation MKSIYITGYMGAGKTTIGKALSKELHMEVVDTDQKIEEKQEKAIRDIFAEEGEIAFREYESEMLRSLPSCNVIITTGGGIIEREENRKWMKENGTIVYLYCDPHVIAERLREDTTRPLFQKKDIEAFVAKFESRRAYYEEAHIHIDTTNKSVKEIMNELKEKINE, from the coding sequence ATGAAATCTATATACATAACCGGTTATATGGGAGCAGGGAAAACAACAATTGGAAAAGCATTAAGTAAAGAACTTCATATGGAGGTTGTTGATACAGACCAAAAAATTGAAGAGAAGCAGGAGAAGGCAATTCGTGATATTTTTGCCGAAGAAGGCGAAATAGCTTTTCGCGAATATGAAAGTGAAATGTTACGTTCACTACCGAGTTGTAATGTAATTATTACAACTGGCGGTGGAATCATTGAACGAGAGGAAAACCGAAAGTGGATGAAGGAAAATGGAACCATCGTGTATTTATATTGTGATCCACATGTAATTGCAGAAAGACTTCGTGAAGATACGACACGTCCACTATTTCAGAAGAAAGATATAGAGGCATTTGTGGCAAAATTTGAATCACGCCGAGCTTATTATGAAGAGGCACATATTCATATTGATACGACGAATAAGTCTGTAAAGGAAATTATGAATGAATTAAAAGAAAAGATTAATGAATAA